The Fervidobacterium thailandense genome includes the window CAGCCGACATCGAAGCAGCTTACAACATAGCTGAACGCATAAGGAAAAAGATCGAGGAGGCTTTTGCATCGGAACCATTCAAAGTGACCGTAAGCTTGGGAGTAACCCAACTGAAAGGTGAGGACACCATAGAATCCTTCCTCAAACGG containing:
- a CDS encoding diguanylate cyclase domain-containing protein → ADIEAAYNIAERIRKKIEEAFASEPFKVTVSLGVTQLKGEDTIESFLKRVDDALYISKSNGKNRTTMLL